Proteins encoded in a region of the Clostridium beijerinckii genome:
- a CDS encoding ABC transporter permease: MNSKNRKFDIWTLITTIVFLMYILVLVFPLFSLLIKSFANGQAGGFSLGYFTKFFGKEYYYGSLFNSLKVTVSVTLLCALIATPLAYIMATVKIKGRTFIQILILISSMQAPFIGAYSWILLLGRNGAVTNILKKSLGIKVPEIYGFTGILLVLTLQLVPLIYMYVSGALKSVDNSLLEAAESMGCTGIKKMFKVIVPLILPTLLAGALLVFMRALADFGTPMLIGEGYQTVPVLIYNEFVGEVGGDDGFAAAISVVVIIFATAIFLLQKYISNKKSFTMSALHPMEAKKVSGIKNILAHAYIYIFTFIALLPQLCVIYTSFLNTSGMMFTKGYSLNSYRAVFSKIGGSIKNTFLFAAIAIVIVVILAILIAYVTVRRRNSMTNFLDVLTMFPYIVPGSILGIALLISFNKKPILLSGTAVILIIAFTIRRLPYTIRSSAAIMHQISISTEEAAISLGASNLKTFAKITLPIMLPGVISGAILSWITIISELSTSIILYTAKTKTMTIAIYTEVLRGNYGAAACLATILTLVTIISLLIFFKVSGKKEITL; encoded by the coding sequence ATGAATAGTAAGAACAGAAAATTTGATATATGGACTTTAATTACAACAATTGTATTTTTGATGTATATATTAGTATTAGTATTTCCTTTATTTTCGCTATTAATAAAAAGTTTTGCAAATGGACAAGCTGGTGGATTTTCTCTGGGGTATTTTACTAAATTTTTTGGAAAAGAATATTATTATGGATCATTATTTAATAGTTTGAAGGTGACAGTAAGTGTTACATTATTATGTGCTTTAATAGCAACACCATTAGCATATATTATGGCAACAGTAAAAATTAAAGGAAGAACGTTTATTCAAATTTTAATACTTATTTCCTCAATGCAGGCACCGTTTATAGGAGCATATTCATGGATATTATTATTAGGAAGAAATGGAGCAGTAACTAATATACTAAAAAAATCATTAGGCATAAAAGTACCAGAGATTTATGGATTTACTGGAATATTATTAGTACTAACGCTTCAACTTGTACCTTTAATTTATATGTATGTATCAGGTGCATTAAAGAGTGTAGACAATTCGCTATTAGAAGCTGCAGAAAGTATGGGATGTACAGGAATAAAAAAAATGTTTAAAGTAATTGTACCTCTTATATTACCTACATTGCTAGCTGGAGCATTACTTGTGTTTATGAGAGCTTTAGCTGATTTTGGTACTCCAATGCTTATCGGAGAAGGGTATCAGACAGTACCAGTACTAATATACAATGAGTTTGTTGGTGAAGTTGGCGGCGATGATGGATTTGCAGCAGCTATAAGTGTTGTAGTAATTATATTTGCAACAGCAATATTCTTGCTTCAAAAATATATATCAAATAAGAAATCATTTACTATGAGTGCACTTCATCCTATGGAAGCAAAAAAAGTTAGTGGAATAAAAAATATATTAGCTCATGCATATATATACATTTTCACATTTATTGCTTTACTCCCTCAATTATGCGTAATATATACATCATTTTTAAATACATCAGGAATGATGTTCACAAAAGGGTATTCACTTAACAGCTATAGAGCAGTTTTCTCAAAAATTGGAGGATCAATAAAGAACACATTTTTATTTGCTGCAATTGCTATAGTAATAGTTGTTATCTTGGCGATATTAATTGCATATGTAACAGTAAGAAGACGTAATTCAATGACTAACTTTTTGGATGTGCTTACAATGTTTCCTTATATAGTACCAGGATCAATATTAGGTATAGCGCTGCTAATAAGCTTTAATAAAAAACCAATATTATTAAGTGGAACAGCAGTAATTTTAATAATAGCTTTTACAATCAGGAGATTACCGTATACAATAAGATCTAGTGCAGCTATTATGCATCAGATAAGTATTAGCACAGAAGAAGCTGCTATAAGCCTTGGAGCATCAAACTTAAAAACTTTTGCGAAAATAACATTGCCAATCATGTTGCCAGGGGTCATATCAGGTGCAATATTAAGCTGGATTACAATTATAAGTGAACTTAGTACATCAATTATTTTGTATACTGCAAAAACAAAAACTATGACAATTGCAATATATACAGAAGTACTTCGAGGTAATTATGGTGCAGCAGCTTGCTTAGCAACAATATTGACATTGGTTACAATTATATCGTTGCTAATATTCTTTAAGGTGTCAGGTAAAAAAGAAATCACTTTGTAG
- a CDS encoding ABC transporter ATP-binding protein, producing MSIAIDCENIVKKYGKNVIIPGLNLNIKNGEFFTLLGPSGCGKTTLLRMIIGFNSIEGGEIQFNGKVVNGIHPSKRNIGMVFQNYAIFPHLTVRQNIEFGLKNRKVPKDEIDKKVEEIMKIVKIDEYKDRLPENLSGGQQQRVALARAIVIHPDVLLMDEPLCNLDAKLRVEMRNAIKEIQNQIGITTVYVTHDQEEAMAISDRIAIMKAGVIQHVGTPQEIYQRPANTFVASFIGGTNILDRRLVLINGKCFIYFTEDYYEEMNLNLDKEKETKSKDIKVKVSVRPEEFIISKDMHGIGATVISSMFLGLNTHYFVKLETGEKVEIIQESTIEKIIKPGTKIGLTVKKKKINVFNEDGNINYTNISVGDSNE from the coding sequence ATGAGCATAGCTATAGATTGTGAAAATATTGTAAAGAAATATGGGAAAAATGTAATAATTCCGGGGCTGAATCTAAATATAAAAAATGGGGAATTTTTTACCCTGCTTGGGCCTTCAGGTTGTGGGAAAACTACTTTATTAAGAATGATTATAGGTTTTAATAGCATAGAAGGTGGGGAAATTCAGTTTAATGGTAAGGTGGTAAATGGTATTCATCCATCTAAAAGAAATATTGGAATGGTATTTCAGAATTATGCGATATTTCCTCACTTGACAGTAAGGCAAAATATAGAATTTGGACTTAAAAATCGTAAAGTTCCCAAAGATGAAATAGATAAAAAAGTAGAAGAAATTATGAAGATTGTTAAGATAGATGAGTATAAGGACAGATTACCAGAAAACTTATCTGGAGGGCAGCAGCAACGTGTAGCTTTAGCTCGTGCAATTGTAATTCACCCAGATGTGTTATTAATGGATGAACCTTTATGCAATTTAGATGCAAAGCTGCGTGTTGAAATGCGTAATGCGATTAAGGAAATTCAAAATCAAATTGGAATAACAACTGTTTACGTTACTCATGATCAGGAAGAAGCTATGGCTATATCTGATAGAATCGCAATAATGAAAGCTGGAGTGATTCAGCATGTCGGAACTCCACAGGAAATATATCAAAGACCGGCTAATACATTTGTGGCATCTTTTATAGGAGGAACCAATATATTGGATCGTCGATTAGTTTTAATAAATGGTAAATGTTTTATTTATTTTACTGAAGATTATTATGAAGAAATGAATTTGAATTTAGATAAAGAAAAAGAAACTAAAAGTAAAGATATAAAAGTTAAAGTTTCTGTACGTCCAGAAGAATTTATAATATCAAAAGATATGCATGGAATAGGAGCAACTGTAATCTCAAGTATGTTTTTAGGATTAAATACACACTATTTTGTTAAACTAGAAACAGGAGAAAAAGTAGAAATTATTCAAGAGTCAACCATAGAAAAAATTATTAAGCCTGGAACAAAAATTGGTTTAACGGTAAAAAAGAAGAAGATTAATGTATTTAATGAGGATGGGAATATCAATTATACAAATATTAGTGTAGGTGATTCAAATGAATAG
- a CDS encoding ABC transporter substrate-binding protein: protein MKKIIAIVTAAMLGVTSLVGCGDAGSTDSKKVDGSNKLVVYSPNTEDIINTIIPMFEDETGIDVEMVSAGTGELFKRVQSEKNNPYADVIFGGSRAQFAENEDLFEKYVSKNDGDMMEGHRNTTGYMTSYVADGSVILVNKNLIGDIKIEGYKDLLNPKLKGKIAAADPTSSSSAFAHLTDMLRAIGGDYTSDAGWDYVKSLVQNLDGKIASGSGAVHKSVADGEYTVGLTYEDPAASYVKSGADVEIVYPKEGTVFLDATSGIVKNAPDMENAKKFIDFITSQKAQDAFGSQLTNRPLRKDAKLGDYMTPMSKINIIQEDCDYVASHKSEIVQKYTEVATSAK from the coding sequence ATGAAAAAAATTATTGCTATCGTAACTGCAGCGATGTTAGGAGTAACAAGTTTAGTTGGCTGTGGAGACGCAGGTTCTACTGATTCTAAAAAAGTTGATGGATCAAATAAACTTGTAGTCTATTCTCCAAATACTGAAGATATTATAAACACAATTATACCAATGTTTGAAGATGAAACAGGAATTGATGTTGAGATGGTAAGTGCAGGCACAGGCGAATTATTTAAGCGTGTACAGTCAGAAAAAAATAATCCATATGCAGACGTTATATTTGGTGGATCAAGAGCACAATTTGCAGAAAATGAAGATTTATTTGAAAAGTATGTATCAAAAAATGATGGAGACATGATGGAGGGTCATAGAAATACAACTGGATATATGACATCTTATGTAGCAGATGGCAGTGTTATTCTTGTAAATAAGAATCTTATTGGTGATATTAAAATTGAAGGTTATAAAGATTTATTAAATCCAAAATTAAAAGGAAAGATAGCAGCAGCTGATCCAACTAGTTCCAGTTCAGCGTTTGCTCATTTAACTGATATGTTACGTGCTATAGGCGGAGACTATACTTCTGATGCTGGATGGGATTATGTAAAGAGTCTTGTTCAAAATTTAGATGGTAAAATAGCCAGTGGATCTGGTGCAGTTCATAAAAGTGTAGCAGATGGTGAGTACACAGTTGGCTTAACATATGAAGATCCTGCTGCAAGTTATGTAAAGAGTGGTGCAGATGTAGAAATAGTTTATCCTAAGGAAGGTACTGTTTTCTTAGATGCAACTAGTGGAATTGTTAAAAATGCTCCTGATATGGAAAATGCTAAGAAGTTTATTGATTTTATAACTTCACAAAAAGCTCAAGATGCATTTGGAAGTCAATTAACTAACAGACCACTTAGAAAAGATGCAAAATTAGGGGATTACATGACACCAATGTCAAAAATAAATATAATTCAAGAGGATTGTGATTATGTTGCTTCTCATAAGAGTGAGATTGTACAAAAATATACAGAAGTAGCTACAAGTGCAAAATAG
- a CDS encoding sensor histidine kinase: MVKCIKSFRKTIKLLFLKYTFIPILILFLLFTIFIVAITKINIIINTKQAGDNISQKISEVYKNYYEQINMMASSENVINYINTHSNTNLIYDDYYKFNNNQKVKGILSIIDTNDVFVLSTTDCDANISRSIINNIIPKLNRNPNDVLSEINILAYQYNKNTTYTFAKAVKSNEKVIGYLVYQLYEEDFSKLLFENNNQLAVITDRHNRIISTNNTSLKGLMNKFIPQYIEDNENYVNISGNKYYIVKDKIYDAPIYIYTLNGFTIKNDIFIIYFSFIILVSIVLLILINYLANKMSASNTESIDKLIYSVNELKHGNMNSYVNINSRDEFEILANEFNIMLDTLHDLMKKNEELLSLNYASEVNLLQSQFNPHFIFNILSTLRYSIFIDPKESENIIMGLSRLLRYSIDSSSQKVILANDLCYIKDYLELNKFRFKEKLEYNINISAKAKTALIPKLLLQTFVENSIKYGYKDKEYIVINITGDILNKKLILELTDNGSGITQEQLNNIMSVLNNPNNTSNHIGLYNAYRRLVLLYGDNQSFKIKSTVGIGTSIKLTIPYEKGNSDV, encoded by the coding sequence GTGGTTAAATGCATTAAGTCTTTTAGAAAAACAATAAAACTTCTTTTTTTAAAATATACATTTATTCCTATACTCATACTTTTTTTACTCTTCACTATATTTATAGTGGCAATAACCAAAATAAATATAATAATTAATACAAAACAAGCTGGAGATAATATTAGCCAGAAGATAAGCGAAGTTTATAAAAACTATTATGAACAAATTAATATGATGGCATCTTCTGAAAACGTAATTAATTATATAAATACGCATTCAAATACTAATTTGATATATGATGATTATTATAAATTTAATAATAATCAAAAAGTTAAAGGCATTTTAAGTATTATTGATACAAATGATGTATTTGTACTTTCTACTACCGATTGTGATGCTAATATAAGTCGTTCTATTATAAATAATATTATTCCTAAGTTAAACAGAAATCCTAATGATGTATTGAGTGAAATTAATATACTAGCTTACCAATATAATAAAAACACTACTTATACTTTTGCTAAAGCAGTAAAAAGTAATGAAAAGGTAATAGGTTATTTGGTATACCAACTTTATGAAGAAGATTTTTCTAAATTATTATTTGAAAATAATAACCAATTAGCAGTTATTACAGATCGACATAATAGAATTATATCAACAAATAATACTTCTCTAAAAGGCTTAATGAATAAATTTATTCCTCAATACATTGAGGACAATGAAAACTATGTAAACATATCAGGTAATAAATATTACATAGTGAAAGATAAAATTTATGATGCTCCAATATATATATATACTCTAAATGGATTTACAATTAAAAACGATATATTTATTATATATTTTTCTTTTATAATATTAGTAAGCATAGTGCTCTTAATTTTAATAAATTATCTAGCAAATAAAATGTCAGCAAGCAATACTGAATCAATTGATAAGCTTATATATTCTGTAAACGAGTTAAAACATGGGAATATGAATTCATATGTTAATATAAATTCAAGAGATGAATTTGAAATATTAGCTAATGAATTTAATATTATGTTAGATACTCTTCATGATTTAATGAAAAAAAACGAGGAATTGCTTTCTCTTAATTATGCAAGCGAAGTTAATCTGCTGCAGTCTCAATTTAATCCTCATTTTATATTTAATATCCTATCAACTTTAAGATATTCCATATTTATTGATCCCAAAGAATCAGAGAATATCATTATGGGACTTTCTAGATTATTGAGATATAGTATAGATTCAAGCAGTCAAAAGGTTATCCTAGCTAATGATTTATGCTATATAAAAGACTATTTAGAATTAAATAAATTCAGGTTTAAAGAAAAATTAGAATATAATATAAACATTTCTGCTAAAGCTAAAACAGCACTTATACCTAAATTGTTATTACAAACTTTTGTTGAAAATTCTATTAAATACGGATACAAAGATAAGGAATATATAGTAATTAACATAACAGGAGATATTTTAAATAAAAAACTTATCTTAGAGTTAACTGATAATGGATCCGGAATTACCCAGGAACAGCTTAATAATATTATGTCTGTATTAAATAATCCTAATAATACTTCAAATCATATAGGGTTATACAATGCATATAGGCGTCTGGTATTACTATATGGTGATAATCAATCATTTAAAATAAAAAGTACCGTTGGAATTGGGACAAGTATAAAATTGACAATACCTTACGAAAAGGGGAATTCAGATGTTTAA
- a CDS encoding response regulator transcription factor, with the protein MFKLLIVEDEEMIRKGVRYTFDWEKSGVVVIDEASNGKEGLEKIQSLKPDIILVDVNMPIMNGITMLQNSIKEYKYSAIIISGYDEFSLAKEAIHLGVTEYLLKPLDNDQLYNALEKAKEQVTLLREHAIVQNKIYNSKELITLQNKLLKDISYSSKYVTQMLNYIHKEYPKKITIQNLVDILGVSSTYLNNQFKKETSYTFNDYLNRYRVNQAINIMKTGKGKIYTIATDVGFKDYRYFINVFKKYTNCLPSDFIEYFKDTYYKNISE; encoded by the coding sequence ATGTTTAAACTTTTAATTGTAGAAGATGAAGAAATGATTAGAAAAGGAGTACGCTACACTTTTGATTGGGAAAAATCAGGTGTTGTTGTTATTGATGAAGCTTCAAACGGCAAAGAAGGATTAGAAAAAATTCAATCTTTAAAGCCAGATATAATCTTAGTTGATGTAAATATGCCCATTATGAATGGAATTACTATGCTACAAAATAGTATAAAAGAATATAAATATAGTGCAATTATTATATCTGGATATGATGAATTTTCATTAGCTAAAGAAGCAATACATCTAGGTGTAACTGAATATCTATTAAAACCTTTAGATAATGATCAGCTATATAACGCATTGGAAAAAGCAAAAGAACAGGTTACTTTATTAAGAGAACATGCAATTGTGCAGAATAAAATTTATAATTCAAAAGAATTAATTACACTTCAGAATAAACTTTTAAAGGATATTTCATATTCTTCTAAATATGTGACACAGATGCTCAATTATATCCACAAAGAATACCCCAAAAAAATCACTATCCAGAACCTGGTAGATATATTAGGTGTTAGTTCTACTTATCTTAATAATCAATTTAAGAAAGAAACCTCATATACATTTAACGATTATTTAAATAGATATAGAGTAAATCAGGCTATAAATATTATGAAGACAGGTAAAGGAAAAATATATACTATTGCTACTGATGTGGGATTTAAAGACTACAGATATTTTATTAATGTATTTAAAAAATATACAAATTGCTTACCAAGTGACTTTATAGAATATTTTAAAGATACTTATTATAAAAATATCTCAGAATGA
- a CDS encoding prephenate dehydrogenase, producing MKIVVVGLGVIGGSFTMALKEAGYNDVYGIDINEESLEKAKKLGLIREGFKNGEEVIKSADFIIISLYPRLVKQFIIDNKNNFKDGAVITDATGIKKMFIEDIVNILPKNIDFVFGHPMAGREKKGIDFASSQVFKGANYILTPVSRNKEENLNMVEDLVYKIGFKRVKRITPEYHDEMIGYTSQLPHSLAVALVNSDVEGRETGSFIGDSYRDLTRIANINEDLWSELFLGNKENLLKSIENFEVELDKIKDAIQNDDKEALKEIFIKSTKRRERL from the coding sequence ATGAAAATAGTAGTTGTAGGTCTTGGAGTAATTGGGGGATCATTTACTATGGCTTTAAAAGAAGCTGGGTATAATGATGTTTATGGAATAGATATTAATGAAGAATCTTTAGAAAAAGCTAAAAAACTTGGATTAATAAGAGAAGGATTCAAAAACGGAGAAGAAGTAATTAAGAGTGCAGATTTTATAATTATTTCATTATATCCTAGGTTAGTTAAGCAATTTATTATAGATAATAAAAACAATTTTAAAGATGGTGCAGTAATAACAGATGCTACTGGGATAAAAAAAATGTTTATAGAAGATATTGTAAATATATTACCGAAAAATATAGATTTTGTTTTTGGCCATCCAATGGCAGGACGAGAGAAAAAAGGAATAGATTTTGCAAGTAGCCAAGTTTTTAAAGGTGCAAATTATATTTTAACACCGGTTTCTAGAAATAAAGAAGAAAATTTAAACATGGTAGAAGATTTGGTTTATAAAATTGGATTTAAAAGAGTTAAAAGAATAACTCCAGAATATCATGATGAAATGATTGGCTACACAAGTCAGCTTCCGCACTCATTAGCTGTAGCACTTGTAAATAGTGATGTTGAAGGAAGAGAAACAGGAAGTTTCATTGGAGATAGTTATAGAGACTTAACAAGAATTGCTAATATAAATGAAGATCTTTGGAGCGAACTTTTCCTTGGAAATAAAGAGAATTTATTAAAAAGCATTGAAAATTTTGAAGTGGAATTAGATAAAATAAAAGATGCAATACAAAATGATGATAAAGAAGCACTAAAAGAAATATTTATTAAATCTACTAAAAGACGAGAAAGACTTTAA
- the aroF gene encoding 3-deoxy-7-phosphoheptulonate synthase — translation MIIIMNPKASEEDVRKVKAVIESKGLEAHLSKGDTYFIVGAVGDTSILDPKKLQVLKGVDRVMKVQEPFKKANRIFKPEDTVVNIEGSIVGGGRLGIMAGPCSVESEEQIVEIAKRVKAAGANFLRGGAFKPRTSPYSFQGLELEGLKLLKTAKQETGLPIVTELMSTDYLDTFVEEVDMIQIGARNMQNFDLLKQIGKTNKPILLKRGLSATIEEWLMSAEYIMAGGNENVILCERGVRTFETITRNTLDLQAVPVIKKLSHLPIIVDPSHAGGYAYLVEPMAKAAIIAGADGLMIEVHNDPENALSDGQQSLTPDQFDVLMNKVKAVAKIEDKQI, via the coding sequence ATGATAATTATTATGAACCCAAAAGCAAGTGAAGAAGATGTAAGGAAGGTAAAGGCGGTAATTGAATCAAAAGGATTAGAAGCCCATCTTTCTAAAGGAGACACATATTTTATAGTAGGAGCTGTTGGTGATACTTCAATATTAGATCCTAAAAAATTACAAGTATTAAAAGGTGTAGATAGGGTTATGAAAGTTCAAGAACCTTTTAAGAAAGCAAACAGGATATTTAAGCCTGAAGATACAGTAGTTAATATTGAGGGATCAATAGTTGGTGGTGGAAGACTTGGGATAATGGCTGGACCATGTTCTGTAGAAAGTGAAGAACAAATTGTTGAAATCGCAAAAAGAGTAAAAGCGGCAGGAGCTAACTTTTTAAGAGGTGGGGCGTTTAAACCAAGAACTTCACCTTATAGCTTTCAAGGTTTAGAGCTTGAAGGATTAAAACTTTTAAAAACAGCAAAACAGGAAACAGGACTTCCTATAGTAACAGAACTTATGTCTACTGATTACTTAGATACTTTTGTTGAAGAAGTGGATATGATTCAAATTGGTGCTAGAAATATGCAAAATTTCGATCTATTAAAGCAAATAGGTAAAACAAATAAACCAATACTATTAAAGAGAGGTTTATCTGCAACTATAGAAGAATGGCTTATGTCAGCAGAATATATTATGGCAGGTGGAAATGAAAATGTAATTCTTTGTGAAAGAGGAGTAAGAACATTCGAAACTATTACAAGAAATACATTAGATTTGCAAGCAGTTCCAGTAATTAAGAAATTATCACATTTACCTATAATTGTTGATCCAAGTCATGCAGGTGGATATGCTTACTTGGTAGAACCAATGGCAAAAGCAGCAATTATAGCTGGGGCTGATGGACTTATGATAGAAGTTCATAACGATCCTGAAAATGCACTAAGTGATGGACAACAATCACTTACTCCAGATCAATTTGATGTGCTAATGAATAAAGTTAAAGCTGTAGCAAAAATTGAAGATAAGCAAATCTAA
- the aroQ gene encoding type II 3-dehydroquinate dehydratase, translating to MKIMVINGPNLNMVGVREKGIYGTKSFEDICEYIKEEGKKRGHEITLFQSNCEGEIIDELQKAYFENYDGIIINPGAYTHYSYAIHDAIKGVNIDTVEVHLSNVHAREDFRKKSVTAPACIGQMCGFGEDGYILAIKALELKKVSK from the coding sequence ATGAAGATAATGGTAATAAATGGACCAAATTTAAATATGGTTGGAGTTAGAGAAAAAGGAATTTATGGCACTAAATCTTTTGAAGATATATGTGAATATATTAAAGAAGAAGGCAAAAAAAGAGGACATGAAATAACCTTATTTCAGAGTAATTGTGAAGGTGAAATAATTGATGAACTTCAAAAAGCATACTTTGAAAATTATGATGGGATAATAATAAATCCAGGAGCTTATACTCATTATAGTTATGCAATTCATGATGCAATAAAAGGAGTAAATATTGATACAGTAGAAGTGCATTTATCCAATGTGCATGCGAGAGAAGATTTTAGAAAGAAATCTGTAACAGCACCTGCATGTATAGGACAGATGTGTGGATTTGGAGAAGATGGATATATATTAGCTATTAAGGCGCTAGAATTGAAAAAGGTGTCTAAATAG
- a CDS encoding shikimate kinase, producing MKNKVVFIGMPGCGKSTIGRLVSEELKINFIDMDNYIENMTSKTIPELFEQGENYFRDFESLACRELAKEGKVIISSGGGVIKRTENIDVLKEESFIIFIDRSLEELLGDVDISKRPLLKEGRERIIKLYEERYELYRLCADKIIRNDREIGDIVNEIKEVILDNLEMN from the coding sequence ATGAAAAATAAAGTAGTATTCATTGGAATGCCTGGATGCGGAAAGAGTACAATTGGCAGATTGGTAAGCGAAGAATTAAAAATTAACTTTATTGATATGGATAATTATATTGAAAATATGACATCTAAAACGATACCTGAACTTTTTGAACAAGGAGAAAATTATTTTAGAGATTTTGAATCTTTAGCTTGTAGAGAATTAGCTAAAGAGGGAAAGGTTATAATTTCTTCAGGTGGTGGAGTAATAAAAAGAACAGAGAATATAGACGTATTAAAAGAAGAATCATTTATTATTTTTATTGATAGGTCATTGGAAGAGCTTTTAGGAGATGTAGATATATCAAAAAGACCTTTACTTAAAGAAGGTAGAGAAAGAATAATTAAGTTGTATGAAGAGCGCTATGAATTATATAGATTATGTGCAGATAAAATAATTAGAAATGATAGAGAAATTGGAGATATAGTTAATGAAATAAAAGAAGTTATTCTAGATAACTTAGAAATGAATTAA
- the aroE gene encoding shikimate dehydrogenase, whose protein sequence is MEFYGLIGEKLSHSLSPKIHNTLFKDLKIEGAYKLFEVEKENLGKLIESIKLLKIKGVNVTIPYKQDVMEYLDFISDEAKKIGAVNTIYLKDNKLYGYNTDYYGFGTILNNNKIFIRDSIAMVLGNGGAAKAVITYLLDHGIKKIYLVSRKIKENSADKDERIEFKTYEEISEIKGDILINTTPLGMYPKVDDTPVNEEIINNFNSLVDIIYNPKETKFLKIGKSLNKKVCGGIEMLVGQAIKAEEIWQGCQLDNELTQGLYSIFENEFK, encoded by the coding sequence TTGGAATTTTACGGATTAATAGGAGAAAAGTTATCTCATAGTCTTTCGCCTAAAATTCATAATACACTTTTTAAAGATTTAAAAATAGAAGGGGCATATAAGCTTTTTGAAGTTGAAAAAGAGAATTTAGGTAAACTTATAGAATCAATAAAGCTTCTTAAAATAAAAGGAGTTAATGTAACTATTCCTTATAAGCAAGATGTAATGGAATATTTAGATTTTATATCGGATGAAGCTAAAAAAATAGGGGCAGTAAATACTATTTATTTAAAAGATAATAAGTTATATGGGTATAATACAGATTATTATGGGTTTGGAACTATATTAAATAATAATAAGATTTTTATAAGAGATAGTATTGCTATGGTTCTAGGAAATGGTGGGGCGGCTAAGGCTGTTATTACTTATCTTTTAGATCATGGCATTAAAAAGATTTACTTAGTTTCAAGAAAAATCAAAGAAAATTCTGCAGATAAAGATGAAAGAATAGAATTTAAAACTTATGAAGAAATATCAGAGATAAAAGGTGATATTTTAATTAATACGACTCCGCTTGGCATGTACCCTAAAGTTGATGATACTCCTGTTAATGAGGAGATAATAAATAACTTTAATTCATTAGTAGATATAATTTATAACCCTAAGGAGACAAAATTCCTAAAAATAGGAAAAAGTTTAAATAAAAAAGTATGTGGTGGTATTGAAATGTTAGTAGGGCAAGCTATAAAGGCGGAAGAAATATGGCAGGGATGCCAATTAGATAATGAACTAACTCAAGGTTTATATTCAATATTTGAAAATGAATTTAAGTAG